In Hermetia illucens chromosome 1, iHerIll2.2.curated.20191125, whole genome shotgun sequence, one genomic interval encodes:
- the LOC119657513 gene encoding probable cytochrome P450 6d5, with translation MIIYIILILFVLYAFLKYVYSYWARKGFPYIPPTIPTGNMSSLVKREASFGMNIYQLYESTKEPFIGIYLFFRPALLIRDAELARRILTVDFNYFHDRGVHSNERTNPLSGNLFSLPGEKWKNLRTKLTPTFTSGKLKNMFTTLEDVGNAMLEYLRDEIPSGRKTIELRSLTTMYAADVIASTFFGLNINTFKDTNNSFHNLRYKLNQNTFFRTLASSANFLCPKLVDMFHLYLVNKAIVKYMVDLVKDTMEYREQNNVTRKDFMQLLLQLRNTGEVKEDGDWTTGSAKDGRKSLTIEQCAAQAFIFYIAGLETTAATVSFCLYELAQNEDVKNKLLKDINETLEKHNGEFTYDCIQDMKYLDLCILETIRKYPGLPILNRECTKTYQIPHSEYVIEEGTAVVISLMGLHRDPEYFPDPLKFMPERFLDGQRNYNDVAYFPFGEGPRTCIGLRQGKLSAKVALVKILTSFKVDAVEKQEIEFDNFSVGLIPKDGANVVLTRIE, from the exons ATGATAATATACATcatattgattttatttgttCTCTACGCATTCCTGAAATATGTATACTCATACTGGGCTCGTAAAGGATTCCCATACATACCACCTACCATCCCCACGGGAAACATGTCATCACTAGTGAAGCGCGAAGCATCCTTCGGCATGAATATTTACCAATTATATGAGTCTACAAAAGAACCGTTTATTGGAATATATTTGTTCTTCCGGCCAGCATTGTTGATAAGGGATGCTGAGCTGGCAAGAAGAATCCTCACTGTTGATTTCAATTATTTCCATGATCGTGGTGTGCATTCAAATGAGAGGACGAATCCTCTCTCCGGAAACTTATTCTCATTGCCCGGcgagaaatggaaaaatttacgAACGAAATTGACACCGACATTTACATCGGGGAAATTGAAGAATATGTTCACAACACTGGAAGATGTTGGAAATGCCATGCTGGAATATCTACGTGATGAAATACCATCAGGTCGGAAAACTATCGAATTGCGATCTTTGACAACAAT GTACGCAGCGGATGTTATTGCTTCAACCTTTTTCGGACTCAACATCAACACATTCAAAGACACGAACAATTCCTTCCATAATCTTCGAtataaactcaaccaaaacaCATTTTTCAGGACATTAGCTTCATCCGCAAATTTTCTTTGCCCCAA gCTAGTTGATATGTTCCATTTATATCTGGTAAATAAGGCTATAGTTAAATATATGGTGGATTTGGTGAAGGATACAATGGAATATCGGGAACAAAACAACGTCACGAGGAAAGACTTTATGCAGCTCCTTCTGCAGCTAAGGAATACGGGTGAGGTGAAGGAGGACGGCGATTGGACTACTGGCAGCGCTAAGG ATGGCAGAAAATCTCTGACGATAGAGCAATGTGCCGCTCAAGCGTTTATATTCTACATTGCCGGCCTGGAGACAACAGCTGCCACGGTATCCTTTTGCCTCTATGAACTGGCACAGAACGAGGATGTCAAAAATAAATTGCTCAAAGATATCAACGAAACATTGGAAAAGCACAATGGTGAATTCACGTATGATTGCATTCAGGACATGAAATATTTGGATCTATGTATTCTGG AAACGATCCGCAAATATCCAGGACTTCCAATCCTGAATCGTGAGTGCACAAAAACATACCAAATACCCCATAGTGAATACGTTATTGAAGAAGGAACAGCTGTTGTTATATCTCTGATGGGACTGCATCGTGATCCGGAGTATTTCCCAGATCCACTCAAATTCATGCCTGAGCGCTTCTTGGATGGTCAACGCAATTACAACGACGTCGCTTACTTTCCTTTTGGAGAAGGTCCCCGAACATGTATTG GTTTACGTCAAGGTAAATTGAGTGCGAAAGTGGCCCTGGTGAAAATATTGACGTCATTTAAAGTGGACGCCGTAGAAAAACAGGAAATTGAGTTTGATAACTTCTCTGTTGGGCTGATACCGAAGGATGGAGCGAATGTAGTACTTACGAGAATTGAGTGA